From Bradyrhizobium erythrophlei:
CGGCCGCGACATCGAACCGATTGCAAAGCCGGTGTCCACTCTTGCAGGACACCTCAAGGTTCGACCCGGTACAGGCGCCATCGCTCCGGCACGCCTTTGAGTTGGTGAACGCCGTGATCCCTGAAGCGGATTCCAGATTGCGACATCAGGTCCCTGACCGCGCTCGAGACCAGGACTTCGCCGGCCCGCGCCTTCGCGGCGACGCGCGCGCCGATGTGAAACGCGAGACCGACCACCTCGGACCCGCTCACTTTGTATTCGCCTGCATGCAGCCCTACCCTGATCTCGAGCCCCAGCGTGCGCACGGCCTCGCGGATCGCGGTCGCGCAACGGACCCCGGCGGCCGGCGCCTTGAACGTCGCCAGCAGTCCGTCCCCCGTCGTCACGACCTCCTTTCCGCGCAAGGTCTTCAGCTCTCGACGGACGGCGGCGTAATAGTGACTCATCACCTGCGTCCATCGGGCATCGCCGAGCCGCGCGGCTTTTTCGGTGGAGCGGACGATATCGACAAAGAGGATCGTGGCGAGCGCTTGTTCGAGTTCGGCGCCACGGCTGGGGGATCGGCGCCGGATCGCAATAGATCCCACCAGCGGTTCATAGCGATGGCTGCGTCGCCGCGCGATCGCGGCTTTTGCATAGTCTTTGGCACGCGGCACGGTGCCGCAACGAATTGTTTTCACCCTCGGTGGAAGCGTCCAGTAAACCCTTCGCCCATCTCCGGCGCCATAGACCTCCACGGGGCCCCACTTCAGGAAAACCGCCGAACCAACCCGTCGAACGCACCATGCCTTTGACGTGTATCCGGAAACGTTCGACTGATGGATTCCGATGCGAAGGAACTTGGGCATGAACGTGCGGCCAATCGAAAGACCGTTTGGGCGTACCTCGGGTAGAGCGTAATCATACATTCGTGCGTTGGCAACAGTACTCCTAATCGAGGATTTGCCAACGCCGTCGGAAACTGACGGTTCTTTCCTCTTGCTGCCACAGGCCATCCTCGAAATGAGCCTGTCACAGAAATTATCTGTGTCTCGTTCCAGGGGTGCAGTCCAGCACCGTCACCGTAACTAAAGCGGCCGCAAGATCATGTCCTAGTAGACGCGAGGATGCTGGCGATAATGTCGTCTCACGGGCTCTTCCGCGCTCGCAAAATATGGATTGATGACGCACTCGGCCGCGCGGCCCGATGCCGACGCGTTACACTGAGGCAGTGACGCGTACCTGCATTCGTAATAGTTGGCCCCCCTATCGTACACGTGCAAGCAAACCGGATAGGCCGGATCGTACGTCTGGGCCGTCGCCGACCCTATTGAGAGCGTCCCGAAAATCGCCAAGGCCAGAATGCGCATCAGAATCTCCCTCGAGATAGACGGGACAGCATCAATGCCTAAGAACAGACAAGCCATAATGAACTTAGTCAATTCACGTTCGCGCGCGAACCCGCGAAAGCGCGGTGCGTGAAATTCAGAGCCATGTCCGAGTTGGGTCAAACTGAGAGGAAATCAACGTGAAGCGCGGTAGGGACGATCATTGCTGACCGCCCCCCGCCCAAATCCGTGCAGGCGGGATTCCCGCACACGGCTCCTACCTTGGGTGCATGACGGCAAAACGCCTATCGGGATATGGGTGAAGGATGCGCGGTTGGGGGAGCCAGTCGGCGGCTAGCCCATGCATTCGCTGCCACGAGAAGCGGTCCTTCTGGCTACGCCGCCGCAGCGTGCGCAACCAGATGCGCTTCACATAATAGTAGAATGCTCTCAGTGCAGGGCCGTTGGTCGGCACGGCATGATAAGCGAAGAAGCCTCTGACCACCTGCTTGAGCCAAGCCCCT
This genomic window contains:
- a CDS encoding DUF3551 domain-containing protein yields the protein MACLFLGIDAVPSISREILMRILALAIFGTLSIGSATAQTYDPAYPVCLHVYDRGANYYECRYASLPQCNASASGRAAECVINPYFASAEEPVRRHYRQHPRVY
- a CDS encoding adenylate/guanylate cyclase domain-containing protein, coding for MPKFLRIGIHQSNVSGYTSKAWCVRRVGSAVFLKWGPVEVYGAGDGRRVYWTLPPRVKTIRCGTVPRAKDYAKAAIARRRSHRYEPLVGSIAIRRRSPSRGAELEQALATILFVDIVRSTEKAARLGDARWTQVMSHYYAAVRRELKTLRGKEVVTTGDGLLATFKAPAAGVRCATAIREAVRTLGLEIRVGLHAGEYKVSGSEVVGLAFHIGARVAAKARAGEVLVSSAVRDLMSQSGIRFRDHGVHQLKGVPERWRLYRVEP